In one window of Flavobacterium ginsengisoli DNA:
- a CDS encoding short chain dehydrogenase, protein MRILLIGANGEIGKILHPALAKNHEIISAGRNSGDFRIDLSDSKSIEKLFEEVKNIDACICVAGDCYTGDLLSLDEKKLNIGIQNKLLGQINLVLVGQKYLNDNGSFTLTSGKMGDKPVKNNISKAIVNGGVNSFVLAASLELERGIRLNGISPAKVADILSEDLINAYAKSIEKSINGEIIKVNY, encoded by the coding sequence GGAGAAATTGGCAAAATACTGCATCCTGCTTTAGCAAAAAATCATGAAATAATTTCGGCTGGAAGAAACAGTGGTGATTTCAGAATCGACTTATCAGATTCAAAATCGATTGAAAAATTATTTGAAGAAGTCAAAAACATTGATGCTTGCATTTGTGTTGCGGGCGATTGCTACACAGGAGATCTACTTTCGCTTGACGAAAAAAAACTAAACATTGGCATTCAAAACAAATTACTTGGGCAAATTAATCTGGTTTTAGTTGGACAAAAATACCTAAACGATAATGGGTCATTTACACTTACATCAGGAAAGATGGGTGATAAACCAGTTAAGAACAATATTAGCAAAGCGATTGTAAATGGCGGAGTCAATAGTTTTGTTCTCGCCGCTTCGCTAGAATTAGAAAGAGGAATTAGATTAAATGGTATAAGTCCAGCAAAAGTTGCAGATATTCTGAGCGAAGATTTAATAAACGCTTATGCAAAGAGCATTGAAAAATCTATAAATGGAGAAATCATTAAAGTAAACTACTAA